One genomic segment of Peribacillus sp. FSL H8-0477 includes these proteins:
- a CDS encoding response regulator transcription factor, translating into MINVLLVDDHAVVRMGLTMLLNSHDDLEVVGEASEGNEGIQKALELNPDVIVMDLSMPHGKDGLSATSELKKLLPKVTILILTMHDDEEYLFRAIQAGASGCILKSAPHHELVTAIRSVAAGDAYLHPSATKRLMEEYMGTIQKGGVDTYSLLSDREKEVLALIAKGFSNKEIAEQLIISVKTVENHKGHVMEKLQMKKRPELVAYALKKGLLGYGI; encoded by the coding sequence TGACCATGCAGTAGTCAGAATGGGGTTAACCATGTTGTTAAATTCTCATGATGACCTTGAAGTAGTGGGGGAAGCATCTGAAGGAAATGAAGGAATACAAAAAGCATTAGAGTTAAATCCAGATGTAATTGTCATGGATTTAAGTATGCCGCATGGCAAAGATGGTTTGTCGGCTACCTCCGAGTTAAAAAAATTGCTGCCGAAGGTGACCATCTTAATCCTTACTATGCATGATGATGAAGAATACTTATTCAGGGCCATACAAGCTGGGGCATCTGGCTGTATTTTAAAGAGTGCTCCTCACCATGAATTGGTTACGGCTATTCGTTCCGTTGCAGCGGGTGATGCTTATCTTCATCCTTCTGCAACTAAGCGGCTGATGGAAGAATACATGGGTACGATTCAAAAAGGTGGAGTAGACACTTACAGCCTGCTGTCTGATCGTGAAAAGGAAGTACTCGCATTAATTGCAAAAGGCTTTTCTAATAAAGAAATCGCTGAGCAGCTCATTATTAGTGTGAAAACAGTAGAAAACCACAAAGGACACGTGATGGAAAAACTCCAAATGAAAAAAAGACCTGAATTAGTCGCTTATGCATTAAAAAAGGGGCTGCTTGGATATGGAATATAG
- a CDS encoding GAF domain-containing protein — MEYRGNDAEMDQPTFSDILDVCHEMRAELNCDFAAIAIQDEVGTDIKWPYASGNRNEKYKRITVRYGKGIAGKVISTGRPMMISDLSNDKSSMVLEHPIMLAEQLLSAYSVPLLINGTAKGALLAGNRSSHLFTENEQNSISKYVNKLEVMFNSNHSL, encoded by the coding sequence ATGGAATATAGGGGAAATGACGCAGAAATGGATCAACCTACGTTTTCGGATATTTTAGATGTTTGTCACGAGATGCGTGCGGAATTAAACTGTGATTTTGCAGCCATAGCCATACAAGATGAGGTAGGCACAGATATAAAATGGCCTTATGCATCTGGAAACAGAAATGAAAAGTATAAGAGAATTACGGTCCGTTATGGAAAGGGAATTGCCGGAAAAGTGATTTCGACTGGCCGGCCTATGATGATATCCGACCTTTCAAACGATAAAAGTAGTATGGTTTTAGAACATCCGATTATGCTGGCAGAACAGTTGCTTTCAGCTTATTCAGTACCTCTACTTATAAATGGAACGGCAAAAGGGGCATTATTAGCTGGGAATAGAAGCAGTCATCTTTTTACCGAGAATGAACAAAACAGCATATCTAAGTATGTGAACAAGCTGGAGGTAATGTTTAATTCCAATCATTCACTTTAA